Proteins encoded by one window of Clostridium bornimense:
- a CDS encoding phage tail protein — MADNFGLKIGVEGEKEFKNALRDINQAFKVLGSEMALISSQFDKNDKSIQALTARNEILEKTIDAQKEKIETLRSALDNASTSFGENDRRTQNWQIQLNKALAELNGMERELENNNKSLRDHSDATDESADNMEDAADAADELADNVDDVGNEMDDATKKTSVLGDVLKANLLSDAIIGGVKALGSAIAGIGKAFVGAMKDGVEYNAQMESYTASFTTMLGDEAKAQKLVNDLKKEAAATPFGMQDLAQSAQTLMSFGMSAEEAQIRMKQLGDISQGDAEKFKSLTLAFAQMSSTGKLTGQDLMQMINAGFNPLEEISRKTGKSIGELKEEMSKGAISVDMVAEAFASATSEGGRFYGSMEAQSKTFSGQMATLEDGVASLKGQLAEGLTTMLSGTVLPMVNGWIDELSQAFEKDGVQGLIDAFGGILEEAVQFISEQLPIVVDIASQIIISLVQGLTSALPKITEAAVILLMTLVNGIIETLPALVTAGVQMIGTIVSGIAEALPQLIPAAVSAVIQIVQALLDNLPMILEAALQLVLGLTQGILDALPVLIAALPVIITGIVDFIIGAIPQIIEAGIQLLTSLISALPEIITVIVEAIPQIVDGLITAMLGSIPQFIDAGVQLLVALVQNLPQIISTVITAIPKIVSSLVNAIIGSIPQIIQAGIMLLVSLIKSLPTIIVEVVKAVPQIITALVKGFTGSIWQMAQVGTNLIKGLWQGISDAGAWLWDKISGFFGGVVDKIKNFFGIHSPSTLFAGIGENLGEGIGVGFEKAMNSVSKDMQNAIPTDFDINSNLNMNGAGISSSYGTFEGSLITIQQMIVRSEDDIRKISQELYNLMQTGSRAQGRFITA, encoded by the coding sequence TTGGCAGATAATTTCGGTTTAAAAATCGGAGTGGAAGGCGAAAAGGAATTTAAAAATGCACTTCGTGATATTAACCAGGCATTTAAAGTCTTAGGTAGTGAGATGGCTCTAATCAGCTCCCAGTTTGATAAAAATGATAAGTCCATCCAAGCCTTAACAGCGCGTAATGAAATATTAGAAAAAACGATCGATGCACAAAAAGAAAAGATAGAGACACTACGATCTGCACTAGATAATGCCTCCACTTCTTTCGGAGAAAATGATCGTAGAACTCAAAATTGGCAGATTCAATTAAATAAAGCTTTGGCTGAGCTCAATGGCATGGAACGAGAACTTGAAAATAACAATAAGAGTTTGCGTGATCATTCCGATGCTACAGATGAAAGTGCTGACAACATGGAAGATGCTGCTGATGCAGCCGATGAACTTGCTGATAATGTTGATGATGTTGGCAATGAAATGGATGATGCCACTAAGAAAACCTCTGTTTTGGGAGATGTACTTAAAGCAAATCTGCTATCAGATGCCATAATCGGTGGAGTAAAAGCATTAGGCTCGGCTATTGCGGGAATAGGAAAAGCATTTGTGGGTGCGATGAAGGATGGCGTTGAATACAACGCTCAAATGGAAAGTTATACTGCATCGTTTACTACCATGCTGGGCGATGAGGCAAAAGCACAAAAGTTAGTGAATGATCTGAAAAAGGAAGCAGCGGCTACTCCATTTGGAATGCAAGATCTTGCTCAATCAGCCCAAACTCTTATGAGCTTTGGAATGTCTGCAGAAGAAGCTCAAATAAGAATGAAACAGTTGGGTGATATATCTCAGGGGGATGCCGAAAAATTCAAAAGTTTAACTTTAGCATTTGCACAGATGTCCTCAACCGGTAAGTTAACAGGGCAAGACCTAATGCAAATGATAAATGCAGGCTTTAACCCATTAGAGGAAATTTCACGTAAGACCGGAAAATCCATCGGTGAACTCAAGGAGGAAATGTCAAAAGGGGCAATTTCTGTAGACATGGTCGCGGAGGCATTTGCATCAGCAACATCAGAAGGTGGGCGTTTCTATGGTTCAATGGAAGCACAATCCAAAACTTTTTCTGGGCAAATGGCAACTCTTGAGGATGGAGTTGCTTCGTTAAAGGGGCAGCTTGCTGAAGGGTTAACAACCATGCTTTCTGGAACTGTTCTTCCGATGGTTAATGGTTGGATTGATGAATTATCTCAAGCCTTTGAGAAAGATGGTGTTCAAGGCTTAATTGATGCTTTTGGTGGAATCTTAGAAGAAGCAGTTCAATTTATTTCTGAGCAGTTGCCAATTGTAGTGGATATTGCTTCTCAAATAATTATTTCTCTAGTTCAAGGACTTACCTCTGCATTACCGAAGATAACAGAGGCGGCTGTCATACTACTGATGACATTAGTCAATGGAATCATTGAAACTTTACCAGCACTTGTTACGGCAGGAGTACAAATGATCGGAACTATTGTCAGTGGAATTGCAGAAGCACTGCCACAGTTAATTCCGGCTGCGGTATCAGCAGTGATACAAATTGTGCAGGCACTTTTGGATAACCTACCAATGATCCTAGAGGCGGCACTTCAGCTTGTACTTGGACTAACTCAGGGTATTTTGGATGCTCTTCCAGTGTTGATTGCAGCATTGCCGGTCATTATTACTGGGATAGTAGATTTTATTATTGGTGCAATACCTCAAATAATCGAAGCGGGTATTCAACTTCTAACATCTTTAATTTCAGCTTTACCAGAAATCATCACAGTAATTGTAGAAGCAATTCCGCAAATTGTCGACGGGCTAATAACAGCGATGTTGGGCTCAATTCCGCAGTTTATTGATGCCGGAGTGCAATTGTTAGTAGCACTGGTTCAAAATCTTCCACAGATCATTTCGACTGTTATTACTGCTATACCAAAGATTGTGTCCTCTCTTGTGAATGCTATTATTGGCAGCATACCTCAGATTATTCAGGCGGGAATCATGCTGTTAGTTTCACTGATTAAGAGCCTTCCAACGATTATTGTAGAGGTTGTAAAAGCTGTACCTCAAATTATTACAGCACTGGTTAAAGGGTTTACAGGCTCAATTTGGCAAATGGCTCAGGTTGGAACCAATTTGATCAAAGGATTATGGCAGGGTATCTCAGATGCTGGAGCCTGGCTTTGGGATAAAATTTCAGGCTTTTTTGGTGGTGTTGTCGATAAAATAAAAAATTTCTTTGGCATTCATTCACCATCTACATTATTTGCTGGTATAGGCGAAAACCTTGGAGAGGGTATTGGTGTTGGTTTTGAAAAAGCAATGAATAGTGTTAGTAAGGATATGCAAAATGCTATCCCTACTGATTTTGACATCAACTCCAATCTGAATATGAATGGAGCTGGCATTAGTAGCAGCTATGGAACTTTTGAAGGTTCATTAATTACGATACAGCAGATGATTGTTCGAAGTGAGGACGACATTCGGAAGATTTCACAGGAGCTATACAATTTGATGCAGACAGGATCACGAGCACAAGGAAGATTCATAACTGCATAA
- a CDS encoding glycosyl hydrolase family 18 protein, translating to MIDYLKGKRCMVWSFMGNTRMYQALRDYGDRIDTVGIFTFEVDITGTITETGTSISSMLTYINRWSHIKWLLTIMNHGTASIFTALRNNTNGAKDKFLTEIIRIMKKYPWCAGVDIDLERGGGYENKDAANALFRDIYNTVKAYDSSKLVNICLPGMTGVQGSVGGENWCVYEDLNPYCDTAAIMSYGMAWAGSAPGPVSPRDWLEGIYDYAVQVMSPEKIFLGLPAYGWNWRIHDTPDNLGITYRGISNTYYAAKLWMTGGYNFTDDGPPQPMIPIIAYWDDYDKVPWALPHVYDYMEGWDAVSRTYPLLEESYNRRRYLTAYSKQQKTEFGTIYVDRSGGTPDNYFGSVSVSSQFITLGDEGEANYEFEIESAGFYDVAIRYSFPFWDKNTIHVSLDGMNKVFSESRLWWPYWRTTCWSSLASGVFLSAGTHTVTVSSSVLGVQFYGFRVCSSFTEEPTAGEADFMLSPRKFKDVNGLMVQPDRGFKLTTEVLRRKPDSALIWYEDFRDENPLPSSYWTTLSGEWEVWQNKNDSAARPYSQLDGHGRLAWNYNGFSDVHLRARLAFPSDGSDRAGIFCGDIFCCLNINSQRIELYNGSTLIGSYATEISKTPSSDLRSNPRMYTIEMRIRSNSVRVYSGASSVLRFTASLDGYSGGYAGVQSDGRILCELIRLGDAWTYEPYERFDVIFPDGTRTEYGRLERTGVTWDSEFQVFTVNSDVEEASTRSQDISMDYDFFHSGLLSLICGNDYSVKIVPKDINVWISRLFLGDADGFSILYYQDVDSLVYWANEAAYRWKLRGIAIWSLGQEDMRLWEALPKQI from the coding sequence TTGATTGACTATTTAAAAGGTAAGCGTTGTATGGTCTGGAGTTTCATGGGGAATACCCGCATGTATCAAGCATTACGAGACTATGGTGATCGAATTGATACGGTGGGTATTTTTACTTTTGAAGTGGATATCACCGGGACAATAACAGAAACAGGAACAAGCATATCCAGTATGCTTACCTATATTAACCGTTGGTCTCATATCAAATGGCTACTAACTATTATGAATCATGGTACAGCTTCTATTTTTACTGCCCTTAGAAATAATACCAATGGTGCGAAGGATAAATTTCTTACTGAGATAATTCGCATTATGAAAAAGTATCCTTGGTGTGCAGGGGTTGATATAGACTTGGAACGTGGAGGTGGCTACGAGAACAAGGATGCTGCCAATGCCCTATTTCGTGACATATATAATACTGTCAAAGCCTATGATTCTTCTAAACTCGTTAATATTTGTTTACCGGGAATGACGGGAGTACAAGGCTCGGTTGGTGGCGAAAATTGGTGTGTCTATGAAGACTTAAATCCGTACTGCGATACGGCAGCGATTATGAGTTATGGCATGGCATGGGCTGGTTCTGCTCCGGGACCGGTATCTCCGAGGGATTGGTTGGAAGGTATTTATGATTATGCAGTTCAGGTTATGAGTCCTGAAAAAATATTTTTGGGATTGCCCGCCTATGGTTGGAACTGGAGAATACATGATACACCAGATAATCTTGGAATAACATATCGTGGTATTTCAAACACTTATTATGCAGCAAAGCTTTGGATGACTGGAGGATATAACTTTACTGATGACGGGCCGCCACAACCAATGATACCAATCATTGCATATTGGGATGATTATGATAAGGTGCCTTGGGCCTTGCCCCATGTGTATGACTACATGGAAGGCTGGGATGCTGTTTCAAGAACATACCCATTACTTGAGGAATCCTACAATCGTCGCAGATATTTGACCGCCTATAGTAAGCAGCAAAAAACTGAATTTGGCACAATCTATGTAGATCGTAGTGGTGGAACACCTGATAACTATTTTGGTAGTGTATCAGTTTCATCTCAATTTATTACACTTGGAGATGAAGGTGAAGCCAACTACGAATTTGAAATAGAATCTGCTGGTTTTTATGATGTAGCCATTCGCTATTCTTTTCCTTTCTGGGACAAGAATACTATCCATGTTTCGCTTGACGGAATGAATAAGGTATTTAGTGAGAGTAGGTTATGGTGGCCATACTGGAGAACAACTTGCTGGAGCTCTTTGGCTTCGGGTGTATTTCTTTCAGCTGGAACCCATACTGTCACAGTTAGTTCCTCAGTACTAGGAGTACAGTTCTACGGATTTCGGGTATGTTCAAGCTTTACTGAAGAACCTACTGCTGGAGAGGCTGACTTCATGCTATCCCCTCGCAAGTTTAAAGATGTGAACGGTTTAATGGTTCAGCCCGATCGAGGATTTAAATTGACAACTGAAGTGCTTCGTAGAAAGCCTGATTCAGCACTAATTTGGTATGAAGACTTTAGAGATGAAAATCCGCTTCCATCCAGCTATTGGACAACACTAAGCGGAGAGTGGGAGGTGTGGCAGAACAAGAATGATTCAGCTGCTCGCCCTTATTCACAGCTTGATGGGCATGGGAGGTTAGCGTGGAATTATAATGGTTTCTCAGATGTCCATCTAAGAGCGAGATTAGCTTTTCCTTCAGATGGAAGTGACCGAGCAGGCATTTTTTGTGGAGATATCTTTTGCTGTTTAAACATTAATTCACAGCGTATTGAACTATATAATGGTTCTACTCTAATCGGAAGCTATGCAACCGAAATTTCTAAAACTCCATCATCAGATCTTCGCTCAAATCCAAGAATGTACACCATTGAAATGAGGATACGTAGTAATTCTGTAAGGGTTTATTCTGGAGCAAGTAGTGTTTTGCGATTCACAGCGTCGCTTGATGGTTATTCAGGTGGTTATGCCGGAGTTCAATCTGATGGACGTATTCTATGTGAATTAATAAGATTAGGAGATGCCTGGACTTATGAACCTTATGAAAGATTTGATGTAATCTTCCCAGATGGAACAAGAACGGAGTATGGGAGACTAGAAAGAACTGGTGTTACATGGGATAGTGAGTTTCAGGTTTTTACAGTTAACAGTGATGTGGAGGAAGCTTCAACAAGAAGTCAGGATATTTCCATGGATTATGATTTCTTTCACTCGGGGCTTTTATCATTGATCTGTGGAAATGACTATTCAGTAAAGATTGTGCCTAAGGACATTAATGTATGGATTTCGCGCCTATTTCTCGGGGATGCTGATGGTTTCTCGATTCTTTACTACCAAGACGTGGATAGCCTAGTCTATTGGGCAAATGAGGCAGCGTATCGATGGAAGCTTAGGGGGATTGCGATATGGTCTCTGGGACAGGAGGATATGAGGTTATGGGAAGCCTTACCTAAACAAATATAA
- a CDS encoding phage tail spike protein: protein MAIKSILTSQTDFTGEFPVSEKTVALWRFNEAAPDSNNMLADDSGHNRNFFVSGWSGTSANLLSGRLGRYFRQNIINPTSEKTHLVATNDGSFFSDLGEKIVVGGWINPTTYSVGQTYIPIFNTRQGPGQPIFYVSLFQGRLRLMLYNSSGSLIYDQTETPTIPLKNNGWYFIASIIEVNSKRVQNLLCDRSDGAVWQSPVRTFTGDLNQSCVADIVMGMHANTYYYAGGFDDWFYEKDSSLTMEDLIFYFKSSILANGGDSTADVDALVDPGSVILKATSGVYAQSGQFYSIAAACGLSGTGRVSVTSEYIAGITSISLVETSTSDDLSSWTEWQAIGTSGELQSPNREYIRYRITLSTQDTSRTPKLLEIQLHDIPKPPYERLGFARPVVLDTNGAWEAVLENAFDIVVTSEVNGADILEFKLPFHDSKRETLDNEKQVQIVNDVYRIRTITDEKSSDGRVVTQVYAEAAFYDLSFSAEKEPMEFVAETPEVPMRYALLNTGWSLGNVTVNTKRTWQSTEKNALAILRTIQNIHGGDLIFDSANRLVHLLTFGGTDSGALFCYRKNMKSIQRVVDTRSLITRLYAYGKDGMTFASINGNKEYVEDYSYSSEVRVGTLDASSISNPYQLLEFANMRLAQYAKPRISYVLSAMDLSVLTGYEHEAWKLGDIVTVDDKDLNLSVKTRVVRRQYNLQEPWKTVLELSTTLRELGDSSAVWDKAADILSSADVLDRQEVKDLVPFNHLRNSRADDGLTYWLSSGFTVDPNNGVSGSASFKAEGVLGMTKSLSQTVYPASRKSYTFSAQIASENLQKGPNGKVGIEVVIEYEDGSTETRFIDLY from the coding sequence GTGGCAATTAAATCAATCTTAACATCACAGACAGATTTTACAGGTGAGTTTCCTGTAAGCGAGAAGACAGTTGCTCTTTGGCGATTTAATGAAGCCGCACCAGATAGCAATAACATGCTTGCAGATGATTCTGGCCATAACAGAAACTTCTTTGTATCAGGATGGTCAGGCACATCAGCCAACTTATTATCTGGTAGATTAGGAAGATATTTTAGGCAGAATATCATTAATCCAACAAGTGAAAAGACGCATTTAGTGGCTACCAATGACGGTAGCTTTTTTAGTGATTTAGGTGAAAAGATTGTTGTTGGTGGATGGATAAACCCGACTACTTATTCTGTGGGACAGACGTATATCCCAATTTTCAATACTAGACAAGGCCCCGGCCAACCAATTTTTTATGTTTCTTTATTTCAGGGAAGGTTGCGATTAATGCTGTATAATTCTTCCGGCTCCCTGATATATGACCAGACAGAAACACCTACTATTCCCCTAAAGAATAACGGGTGGTACTTTATTGCATCAATCATTGAGGTAAACAGCAAAAGGGTACAGAACTTACTTTGCGATCGAAGTGATGGGGCTGTCTGGCAATCTCCAGTTCGAACATTCACGGGAGACTTAAATCAATCCTGTGTTGCGGACATTGTGATGGGGATGCATGCAAATACCTATTATTACGCAGGAGGATTTGATGACTGGTTCTATGAAAAAGATTCTTCGCTTACCATGGAGGATCTTATTTTCTATTTTAAATCTTCAATTTTGGCAAACGGTGGAGACAGCACTGCTGATGTTGATGCTCTTGTGGACCCTGGTTCTGTCATACTAAAAGCAACAAGCGGAGTCTATGCACAAAGTGGCCAGTTTTATTCGATAGCAGCTGCCTGTGGGCTTTCTGGAACGGGTAGAGTATCAGTTACAAGTGAATACATTGCAGGTATAACATCGATAAGCTTAGTTGAAACTTCTACATCAGATGATTTGTCTAGTTGGACTGAATGGCAGGCTATTGGAACAAGTGGGGAATTACAATCTCCAAACAGAGAATATATTCGTTATCGAATTACATTATCTACTCAAGACACCAGTAGAACTCCTAAACTTCTTGAAATACAACTACATGATATACCAAAACCTCCTTATGAGAGACTTGGATTTGCAAGACCAGTTGTGTTGGATACTAACGGGGCTTGGGAAGCAGTGTTAGAAAATGCCTTTGATATTGTAGTAACAAGTGAAGTAAATGGCGCTGATATTCTGGAGTTTAAACTGCCATTTCATGATTCCAAGCGAGAGACATTAGACAATGAAAAACAGGTGCAGATTGTTAATGATGTTTATCGTATTCGAACTATAACAGATGAGAAAAGCTCCGATGGAAGAGTTGTAACTCAAGTATATGCGGAAGCAGCATTTTATGATCTTTCTTTTAGTGCTGAAAAAGAACCCATGGAATTTGTTGCAGAGACACCAGAAGTCCCTATGCGCTATGCCTTACTTAATACTGGCTGGTCATTAGGAAACGTAACTGTAAATACTAAACGTACATGGCAATCAACAGAAAAGAATGCATTAGCTATCCTACGAACAATACAGAATATTCATGGAGGCGACTTGATTTTCGATAGTGCCAATCGTTTGGTACATCTCTTGACATTTGGAGGTACTGATAGTGGGGCATTATTTTGCTATAGAAAGAACATGAAAAGTATACAGCGCGTAGTGGATACTAGAAGTCTAATCACTCGCCTTTATGCTTATGGTAAAGATGGTATGACATTTGCTTCTATCAATGGTAATAAGGAGTATGTTGAGGATTATAGCTATTCATCAGAAGTTAGAGTAGGAACGCTGGATGCTTCATCAATTAGCAATCCCTATCAGTTGCTCGAATTTGCTAATATGCGCTTAGCTCAGTATGCAAAGCCACGAATTTCATATGTTCTTTCTGCTATGGATTTATCGGTGTTGACAGGCTATGAGCATGAGGCATGGAAGCTAGGTGATATAGTAACTGTGGATGATAAAGATTTGAATTTATCTGTCAAAACTCGTGTGGTACGCAGACAATATAATCTCCAAGAACCATGGAAAACAGTGCTGGAGCTATCAACAACGTTAAGAGAACTAGGGGATTCATCTGCTGTTTGGGATAAAGCTGCTGATATTTTATCTTCAGCTGATGTTCTTGACCGTCAGGAAGTAAAAGACTTAGTGCCTTTTAATCATCTACGAAATTCACGAGCTGATGATGGGTTAACCTATTGGCTTAGTTCAGGCTTTACAGTGGACCCTAATAATGGTGTATCAGGATCAGCTTCTTTTAAAGCTGAGGGAGTTTTAGGAATGACAAAAAGTCTATCCCAGACTGTGTATCCTGCAAGTAGGAAGAGTTACACATTTTCAGCGCAGATTGCATCGGAAAACCTACAGAAAGGGCCAAACGGAAAAGTTGGAATTGAAGTTGTTATTGAATATGAGGACGGTTCGACAGAAACTAGGTTTATTGATCTATATTAG
- a CDS encoding N-acetylmuramoyl-L-alanine amidase encodes MNLRKLILTENACYKAGKKITPKGIMVHSTGANNPYLRRYVGPDDGLLGVNQYNNHWNQDRPDGRQVCVHAFIGKLKNGSIATYQTLPWDHRGWHAGGSANDTHIGFEICEDGLTDATYFNAVYKEAVELCVYLCKLYNLTEKDIIGHYEGYQRGIASNHGDPKNWFPKHGKSMDTFRADVKKLLSEGAKPAESEKKKYYRVQIGAYSVKANAEAQLAKAKKAGFTDAFIKYD; translated from the coding sequence ATGAATCTAAGAAAACTTATTCTGACTGAAAATGCATGTTATAAGGCAGGAAAAAAGATTACACCGAAAGGTATCATGGTTCATAGCACCGGTGCCAACAATCCTTATCTTCGTAGATACGTTGGACCGGATGATGGTCTATTAGGTGTAAATCAGTACAATAATCACTGGAATCAGGATAGACCTGACGGAAGACAGGTTTGCGTCCATGCTTTCATTGGAAAGCTTAAGAATGGTTCAATTGCCACTTATCAAACTCTGCCATGGGACCATCGAGGGTGGCATGCTGGAGGAAGTGCAAATGATACACATATTGGCTTTGAAATATGCGAGGACGGATTGACCGATGCCACGTATTTTAATGCGGTTTATAAGGAAGCGGTAGAGCTTTGTGTGTACCTTTGCAAACTCTACAACTTAACTGAAAAAGATATCATTGGCCATTATGAAGGCTACCAAAGAGGGATCGCAAGTAATCACGGGGATCCGAAAAACTGGTTTCCGAAGCATGGGAAGAGCATGGACACATTTCGTGCAGATGTGAAAAAACTTCTAAGTGAAGGAGCTAAACCTGCAGAATCAGAGAAAAAGAAATACTACCGCGTTCAAATCGGTGCTTATTCCGTCAAAGCCAATGCTGAGGCCCAGCTTGCCAAAGCGAAAAAGGCTGGCTTTACGGATGCGTTTATAAAGTATGATTAA
- a CDS encoding distal tail protein Dit, which translates to MGFIYNGINSKNMKVKAKLTRWQASPALRNSYEIVPGKAGVADFGCDSSERIITISCNVYPQKSFADLVSVLDSIAEWLNPMNGLKQLVLEDIPDRYFYARLTEQVDCERLLRTAGAFELKFICPDPHAYALTDEQFTISSVGAHEIKRLTGNADSEPVYQLKGTISSSSSTYISITTNGEELRVFGALAADEVLVIDSGLVTAKITDANGNTLRNGLAGLDELNFPILHKGENEITVSVVGATFSELKIMAKSRWR; encoded by the coding sequence ATGGGCTTCATTTATAATGGTATCAATTCAAAAAATATGAAGGTAAAAGCAAAACTTACAAGGTGGCAGGCATCGCCCGCTCTACGAAACTCGTATGAGATTGTTCCAGGAAAGGCGGGAGTTGCAGATTTTGGTTGTGATAGCTCAGAGCGGATCATAACGATCAGCTGTAATGTATATCCTCAAAAGAGCTTTGCAGATTTAGTAAGCGTTTTAGATTCTATTGCAGAATGGCTTAATCCAATGAATGGTCTTAAGCAGCTTGTATTAGAGGATATTCCTGATCGATACTTTTATGCTCGGCTTACTGAACAAGTAGATTGTGAAAGATTACTTAGAACTGCAGGAGCCTTTGAATTAAAATTTATTTGTCCAGATCCACACGCCTATGCATTGACAGATGAACAATTTACGATTTCAAGTGTTGGTGCTCATGAAATTAAAAGGTTAACTGGGAATGCTGATTCAGAACCGGTTTATCAACTTAAGGGGACAATCAGCAGCTCATCATCCACCTACATCTCTATTACGACAAATGGCGAAGAGCTACGAGTGTTTGGAGCTTTGGCAGCAGATGAAGTGCTTGTCATTGATAGTGGATTAGTAACTGCAAAAATAACCGATGCAAACGGAAATACACTTAGAAATGGGCTTGCAGGCTTGGATGAACTTAACTTTCCTATACTGCACAAAGGTGAAAATGAAATAACAGTTTCAGTGGTGGGAGCAACATTTTCGGAGCTGAAGATTATGGCTAAAAGCAGATGGAGGTGA
- a CDS encoding SHOCT domain-containing protein → MQITKITDKQDHLLNPKRKYLSAEALQREFDYYRAEKLLHQMLDKGLISKEEFNKIMLLNRETFSPMLAQIMPDIP, encoded by the coding sequence ATGCAGATTACTAAAATTACAGATAAACAGGATCACCTATTAAATCCAAAAAGGAAATATCTAAGTGCCGAGGCTCTTCAAAGAGAATTTGATTATTATAGGGCGGAAAAGCTATTACATCAAATGCTTGATAAGGGTCTTATTTCAAAGGAAGAGTTCAACAAAATTATGCTATTAAACCGCGAAACTTTCTCACCTATGTTAGCACAGATAATGCCCGATATTCCTTGA
- a CDS encoding phage holin family protein, with product MKEIWSWIQTAFTVLGGLLGWFLGGFDGFLYALVALMVADYITGVMCAIVEKKLSSEIGFKGIFKKVLIFILVGIGHLIDTNLIGDGSVLRTAIIFFYCSNEGVSMLENAGRLGLPIPEKLKDILVQLHNKGGKEQ from the coding sequence ATGAAGGAAATTTGGAGTTGGATACAAACTGCATTTACTGTACTTGGCGGACTCTTGGGATGGTTTTTAGGAGGTTTTGATGGATTTTTATATGCATTAGTGGCATTAATGGTGGCTGATTATATCACCGGTGTCATGTGTGCCATTGTTGAAAAGAAGCTATCAAGTGAAATAGGGTTTAAGGGCATCTTTAAAAAAGTGCTCATTTTTATTCTAGTTGGAATTGGACATTTGATTGATACGAACCTGATCGGAGATGGAAGTGTGCTCCGGACTGCCATTATCTTTTTCTATTGCTCCAATGAAGGAGTATCTATGCTAGAAAATGCTGGCCGGCTAGGACTACCAATACCAGAAAAATTAAAAGATATTCTTGTTCAGTTGCATAATAAAGGAGGTAAGGAACAATGA